The segment GCCGGCGAGAATTTCTGCCTCAAGAGGTCCAGCATGTCGAAGAAGTCGCACACGGAGCCTGGCCATCCGTGGAACAGGGCGATGGGGACGGCGTGCGGGTTCTCGGAGAAGAGAGCCAGGAAGTGGACGTCGATGGTGTTGCCTTGGGGATCCTGGACCGACGTCTTGAAGTTGGGATACGAATTGATGCGGTCTTCGTGCTTGCGCCAGTCAAAGTCGTTTAGCCAGGTATTCTTGGCATTCTGGAGCCAGTCCCTCGTGATGCCGTATGTGTTTCCGGCGTGGGTGTTTTCGAAGACGGCGGGACCGACTGGCGAGAGCTGCAGCAGTGTTTTGAAGTGCTGCAGcttttcctcgtcgacgtgtGCCTTGAAGGGCGTGATGGCGAGGGTCGCGCCGGCGGGAGGTTTTGCGtagtcggccatgatggaatcGTCCTGTTCTCTGCGAGAGGGATTTGAAGGAGTGAAGAACGCTGTGTATTCATGACAACGTAGGATAGCTCCCGGGcattatatattttttgaAGCTTTCCACAACGCGCAGTGTACTACTGCTGATCAAAGTCATAGATACGTCTCGAAGTTTCCTGATAATTCTTGAACAATGACTAGCGCTTATATTCTGTTCCATGTACGTCTTGTGtcagcatcgacatcagGCAGCAGGGTGGGATCGCATTGACTTTGTTTCCTGCTTCAAGCTTGGCTCCGGCCCCAGCACGGCAATCAAATGGGAGGGAGGTGTGCCCAGTgagagaagaagccggcctTGGTACATTGCGTATTCCGTCATTCGTCGTTTTATTGAGCAAACGGTGGCTGGTTGAGATGATTTGAATGAGTCGGCATCCAAATCTGTTCAACGTTGTCAATGGGATAAAGTGGATCAACAGATTGCTGCCTGTTTTAACGActgccaaaagtggaggTCTCCAAATGCTATTTTTTCGTCGCACTTGAGATCTTCGGGTTTTCCTTGCAACACTGCCTGCGTGAGAATCTCTGCCGCACAATCAACCTGCCGGGAGTTTACTTGGTTGCGACAACCCGCATACAAACTACGAATGTTGCAACTCTTGCCAATACCTGGTGTAGGATGCGACTCCTTTTGTAGGCTCGTACAGCGACTTACCTCGCAGTGACTTTTACACATTCCGATCTTGCTATTCAGTACTGATGGAGAAACCGTTGCACAGAGACAAAACAAGGCATCGGAAGGGTCGATTCCTActgccgagtacggagtaccagctCCGAGGTGTGGAACAAGAAGGGGTGAACGATATACTACGTTTGCTGATAGAGTCACGCTGCGGCCCTGATACTATGCATGATTGGAAACGTCTGGCGGCATCGGTCCAAATGGCAATGGATGGACCGCGTGATCGATACGGGCAGCATGCCAACCAGCATGCATTTCATTCTCACCCAGCGTAACATGGGCTGACAGGATATTCGATGCCTGTCTCGACACCTAAAACACAGGGTCTCGATATCACGTTCCATGAGAGGGTCTACCTTGATCCAGATAGTGTCCTCCTCCATCCTTCACCATGAATGGCTCGAAACAGACGAGGGCCCTCTGCAGAATGGAGGGGAAGTGGAGCTGAAGGGTTCTTCTAATCTTCACCGAAGGGGCAAGATGTCTTGATTCGTCGACGCCTCCGCTCGACATCTGCATTCCGACCAATTTGGTGGTGTCTTGGCTGGGGTTACACTGACGGCTCGGCTGATCAAAATAGCTGcaaccctttttttttttcgcatGTGCCAATGCGAGCGGCCGAGAACACGCCGGCAGCAGGCCGGCAACAAAAATTTGTGTCGTACAAaatctttcttttttttcctaaTCCCAAACACTCTCGTGTCACGCCAGATAGACCATGGACGCCAAGTCGGAAGCCCCGTCCAACGGCTTGGACTTTGACGTAGTCATCATCGGAGCAGGCATCTCTGGCATCAACGCCGCATACCGCGTGCAGAATGAGGCGCCGGCGGGTACTTCGTACGTGATCCTGGAGAGCCGCGACGCCATCGGCGGGACGTGGAATCTCTGGCGATACCCAGGCATCAGGTCCGACTCGGACGTCTTCACCTTCAGCTTTGGCTGGAACCCCTGGCCGGGCAGGGAGTCGCTTGCCTCGGGGGAAAAGATCAAGCAGTACATGGTCGAGTCTGCGCAGCAggccggcatcgacaagcACATTCGCCACGGCCACAAGGTCGTCTCGGCGAACTGGAGCCCAGACGACAAGTGCTGGGAGGtcatggcccagcagcaaggcggcggcgagcatcACGACGGCAAGGCGACGCGGCCGCCGCAGCTCTTCCGGGGTCGGTTTGTCTTCCTCGGCACCGGGTACTACGACTACCAGGAGCCGCTTGCCTCGGCCATCCCCGGCATCGACAACTTTGGCGGCAGGCTCATCAACCCGCAGCACTGGCCGCAGGACTACGACTACGCCAACAAGGAAATGGTCATTATTGGCAGCGGCGCGACGGCCATTTCCATCCtgcccgccgtcgccaacaaggtcaagcacGTCACCATGCTCCAGCGCAGCCCGAGCTGGTACCTCACGCTGAACCAGTACGGCAGAATAGCCCGCCTgctcgccgtcatcttcccCGATCGAATGGCGCGCCGGCTGAACCGGTACCGCTGGCTGATCCAGACCCAGATCCTGCTGTTTGTGAGCAGAAACATGCCCTTCGTCGCGGGAGGGTTGCTGCGCCTCCTCACTTCCCTCCAGCTCCCCAAGGACGCCGACTGGAAGAGGGACTTCCAGCCGCGGTACGGGCCGTGGGATCAAAGACTGTGCGTCGTCATGGACGGGGATCTCTTCGCCGCGCTCCGGTCGCGGCAGGCGAGTGTCGTGACGGACCACATCGACACCGTCGCCGAGGACGGCATCGTTTTGAAGTCGGGCCAGGTGCTCAAGGCCGACGTCATTGTGGCCGCGACGGGCATCCGGCTCaagtttggcggcggcatccgGTTCTCCGTCAACGGCGCCCCCGTCGACCTGACCGACCGGTTCGCCTGGAAGCAGTGCATGCTGCAGGACGTGCCGAACCTCGTCTTCTCGTTTGGATATGCCGAGAACTCGTGGACCCTGGGGgccgactgcgccgccaccGTCATGCTGCGCGTGATGAGGGAGCTGCAGCGGCAGAGGCTGACTTGGGCCGCGCCGCGGGTGGACGCGTCCGAGACCAAGACGATGGCGCCCAGGCCGTTGTGGAGGCTGACGTCGACGTACCTCGAGAACATGACGAGCGTGTTTCCCAAGGGGGGGACGGGCGAGTGGCGGCCTAGGTGGTATCCCTTTTTCGATCTTTGGGCCGCGAGCTGGGGAGGCATGAAGGGTCTGGCGATGGAGTAGTtggtctggtggtggtgaatgCCAAGTTTGTACGCCGTAATCGTGACTTGTTTAATGTTAGAAAGAGCCAGTTCTGGGGCACTTTCTGTCCACTTTGTGCATTTCGAAATGTCTCATGACCTTGTTTTGTCATCTATTCCGAATTCACC is part of the Metarhizium brunneum chromosome 4, complete sequence genome and harbors:
- the ethA_1 gene encoding FAD-containing monooxygenase EthA, which gives rise to MDAKSEAPSNGLDFDVVIIGAGISGINAAYRVQNEAPAGTSYVILESRDAIGGTWNLWRYPGIRSDSDVFTFSFGWNPWPGRESLASGEKIKQYMVESAQQAGIDKHIRHGHKVVSANWSPDDKCWEVMAQQQGGGEHHDGKATRPPQLFRGRFVFLGTGYYDYQEPLASAIPGIDNFGGRLINPQHWPQDYDYANKEMVIIGSGATAISILPAVANKVKHVTMLQRSPSWYLTLNQYGRIARLLAVIFPDRMARRLNRYRWLIQTQILLFVSRNMPFVAGGLLRLLTSLQLPKDADWKRDFQPRYGPWDQRLCVVMDGDLFAALRSRQASVVTDHIDTVAEDGIVLKSGQVLKADVIVAATGIRLKFGGGIRFSVNGAPVDLTDRFAWKQCMLQDVPNLVFSFGYAENSWTLGADCAATVMLRVMRELQRQRLTWAAPRVDASETKTMAPRPLWRLTSTYLENMTSVFPKGGTGEWRPRWYPFFDLWAASWGGMKGLAME